One part of the Agarivorans sp. Alg241-V36 genome encodes these proteins:
- a CDS encoding organic hydroperoxide resistance protein, producing the protein MTTLYTTSATALAGRNGQVSTDDKKLDLALSYPKEMGGSGEATNPEQLFAAGYAACFSNAILHVAREGKVAINAAPTTATVGIGPNDNGGFALTVALAVELELEQAAAEELVKVAHQVCPYSNATRGNIDVKLSVNGTAI; encoded by the coding sequence ATGACAACCCTATACACAACATCAGCTACCGCATTAGCCGGTCGTAATGGTCAAGTGAGTACCGATGACAAAAAACTAGATCTAGCACTTAGTTACCCAAAAGAAATGGGCGGCAGTGGCGAAGCCACTAACCCAGAGCAGCTGTTTGCGGCGGGTTATGCTGCCTGTTTCTCTAACGCTATTTTACATGTAGCTCGTGAAGGCAAGGTAGCAATTAATGCTGCGCCAACCACTGCTACTGTGGGTATTGGTCCAAATGACAATGGTGGTTTTGCGTTAACCGTTGCCCTAGCAGTAGAGCTTGAATTAGAGCAAGCTGCGGCAGAAGAGCTGGTAAAAGTTGCCCACCAAGTATGTCCTTACTCAAACGCTACCCGTGGCAATATTGATGTAAAACTATCGGTAAACGGCACTGCCATTTAA
- a CDS encoding MarR family winged helix-turn-helix transcriptional regulator — protein MSEQPEQSVSLRLDKQLCFSLYSASNAMGRAYRPLLDKLDLTYLQYIVMMVLWEHDSVSVKALGERVHLDSGTLTPLLKRLETKGLVRRARSEQDERVRVISLTPQGLALREPAEAVPQAMLCQADLPLEELQALKAGCDRLLAKLMK, from the coding sequence ATGTCTGAACAGCCAGAACAAAGTGTTAGCCTGCGTTTGGATAAGCAGTTGTGCTTCTCATTGTATAGCGCATCTAATGCCATGGGACGTGCCTATCGCCCTTTGCTGGATAAACTGGACCTCACTTACTTGCAATACATCGTAATGATGGTGTTGTGGGAGCACGATAGTGTAAGTGTTAAAGCCTTGGGTGAGCGGGTGCACTTAGACTCTGGCACGCTAACCCCATTGCTTAAACGCCTTGAAACTAAGGGCTTAGTGCGCAGAGCGAGAAGTGAGCAAGACGAGCGTGTTCGGGTAATTAGCCTAACGCCGCAGGGCCTAGCGTTACGTGAACCAGCAGAGGCTGTGCCTCAAGCAATGTTGTGCCAAGCTGATTTACCGCTAGAGGAGTTACAAGCCCTTAAAGCAGGCTGCGATCGTTTATTAGCAAAGTTAATGAAATAG